Below is a genomic region from Erigeron canadensis isolate Cc75 chromosome 7, C_canadensis_v1, whole genome shotgun sequence.
aaaatataaaaatcatgttTATCTCAAATAtcactaattaaatatttaaaaaatgatgattttaataaataaaaagatattatcattagattattaataattaaatacatattacTGTTTTAATCAAATACTCCGGTACAATTCACGTGACCAACAAGTAGTCGATGCATAGTTTGGAGAATTAATGTTTGAAGATATTATTTTAGGCAAGTTAATTTCATTCCGATATGTATAAGTTACAAAacatttgttattatttatttttaaatttaagtgaATTGTTTATAAAGTAAAATGACTAATATCGTATTTACTTGATActaaatttggtaatgatacTATTATGTTGATTTAAgggttataattaaaagttttaactcattttaccttttttttaaaaattttttttgcgtttttttggtaatgttgtaattaaatcaacacatgtctaaattaattaacactttttggttttcaatcaccaatttacactttaggcccatttaaaaataattaatttacactttttgatttttcatcactaatttacactttaacccaatttaaaaataactaatacattttttttttttttgcataatgtctatctaataagaaaatatagctaaaagttagaGAGGTTACAACATTGgattatacaaattaatatcttatataatattaaaatattgaataGTGAGAACTCGATGGATTGTGTAATCAAggttaatatattgttttttggaaaggtttatataaaagaaaccaTACTACACAATTCAACATTGATAtgattagtatttatatttgaatatctcaattcctttataagtatatttttatattttaacttataaGTATCTTTTTGttccatatattaattattatattgacGTTGTTGTAAAACatgtgtatttgacacgggtctaaaatctagttattataAATAAGATTGAGATCctataaagttatttataactttattggCAAAGTTGTTAATCCtaacccttgaattaaaatcaagggtcaaaattcaaagataatctttgaattttgacctttgatttcaatACAAAGATCAAATTTCTTTCACGAAAGCAACTTTAGTGGATCCTATACTTATAAGTATTTGTTACTTGTTAGTATGATATATCTTGCCGGATAGAATTGTGTAAATTAAAGCCATGCTCCAGCCACGTTACAAATTACTCGTAGAAGAATGGAATAAATTAAAGGTTCATCAAGACAAGACAGAGTAGTTGGCAAGTTACAGGTTTTAGCTTGTTGATCCCTAAAAGGATTCATCCAGCTACGTGGTCCAATCCAAGTTAAGATATTTACGTGTGCGATCTAAACTAGTCTAAGATACTCATAAGATATTTTTCCTaagcatttttcttttctttttaacaaaaacgAGCATTATATCTGTGTATTGCGAcgaaattttgttttaggagtgacaatATTTATAAGGGTGGATACGTtaatttagtgttgtagtgtgtgGAGGACATTTTGGGAACCATAAATATGGTGAAAGAGGCTTTTgggaaaaaaatatgtttaatattttaagacataccaaaaataaaatccaaaatgctttataaaagagtaaagataaaaataatatgtatTGCATTTTAGACAGTATGTACACACACACTTTTAATATTTAGAAATTTAATTAGTACCTTTAAGGTCAATATAATgtcaaaattcaaaagtttttgAGAAACAAAATTCAATGTTGGATCGAGtaattgtaaaaatataaagGCCATATAACCAAAGGTGAGAGAAATTATCGCATGATGTTAAACAATAACTAAATATCCAATGGATCGAATTTTGATTCAAAAATCAAGTACGGTGGCGTCATGATTTTTCTGACCAACATTTGTATAATTTGCAATTGAGGCAACATCTCTAGCTTCAGTGGTTCTCACTACGTACCACTTAGACTGAAAAGGACTCAATATTGCTTGGTTATTGATAAGATAACCTATGTAAAGGGGCCGGTATTTTATGGGCATGGCCTTCTTGACCCTGATCACATCATCAAATGGATTATGTTACTGACTTGGAAAGACTCCTACTCTTTCTGATTCGACTGACAAATTCACTTTTTTGGTCTCTTTCTCAAGAATATCTCTTCATAACCACGTTATGGGTCATGGACACCTTGCTTGCTTTAATAACAATAAAGAAAAACTGAATGAAGTTTTTGGCGATATTTGGTTCTACTCCTTTAAATGGTTCACTCGTGGATATTGTGTGGAACCAAACATTTTccttttgacttaataaataaaaataaccgtcaattacatatattttacttaatacatacatacattcttAATACATTTAGCTACTTATTACACTCaacacttaatgactaaaaaaagaaacgggCTTATATACCAGAATCACTAGATTATTAATCTCTCTACTTGTGATCCTTACCGTTTGTAATTTTCTTCTATAACGTTTGCCAGAGAATTTGTAATGCAGTTTGATGTTCAACGAAAAAGATTTTGATAATGCtaatgtaaatttaaatatacatCACCTTCAAAGAAAATACTAATGTTAGCTATTGGCAATTGGCTAGTTTCGATGACCGGGCTAAGTAGAAGTGGTGAATTATGATGTTAAGAGGCATTCCAGTTTATTTTTCAGCAAAATTATTTCCATAACTTAATTTGAAGTTATGTTTTACGATCTTTGAATGCATTAAATCCCATCTTCACACATTTCCTCCCCTTTCTTCTCACATAGCGGATCATCCACAAATTCGGCTCAACCTTTTTGCTGACTTTAAACAAAACCAAATTTGAAAGCctaattcattaaaatataaatttagtgTAAGACGTTCGAAAGTTCAATCTCAAAATACTTTTCATATGATAATTCAAATTTGAAATGCttgcaaaactaaaaaagtacCTTTATTTGTGAGCTGtgacaacatgtttaaaaaatcactttttgtgtaaaaatttttttttgacagTTGCATCAATAACTAGTGAGTAGAGGCTGTTTTTACCcctttgttttaattgttttgaaaaaattaagctttaaaataaaattccaaTATATCTTTAGCCCAATATATCTAAATTTTGGGGGCCTAATATAGTGAGGGCCTAAAACAACTGCCTAAGTATTGGGCCGGCCTGGACATACAGAccttttccttcttcttttGACACATAGTGAATAAGTGAAATGCTCACATTGAATTAGCCAACCCATACAAAATATCTCTAATTACCAAGTCAGTTAAGTTTGACTTCATAAAACGAGATATGCTTGACTATAACTAGCGCTCTAGCATGAGCTAGATAATCTTCTTGACAATATATACATTTTGGGTGAGTCATCAATgaacataaaacaaaattgtcaATTTTACACGCTAGGGTTTACAAATAATTGGCAAATGTTAGAGCTAGAGAATCTTGTTATTTAGGTCTCTTTGGGAAAGTAATATTTATCTCCACTAAACGGGGAGGTGACATGTGTGAACCTTAAGGTAAActaatgtttatattaaattcttTGTACACAATCAGATTCAAGTTAGAGTTACATTTGTCATGACAGACTAtaactttattaattattaaataccAAATGTTTAGTTCATAACCAATGAAATCACCAAATTGAATTTGACTTCATTTGTGTTAGATCTTTattcttttcattattttattattattatcagtgTTTGTTGTTATTTGCTATTATTATAATACCGAGTAATATTATGTGATCATCATTTCATCAAGAACATTGGGTTTGACTAGTGTTAAAATAACGTGACGTGTTACATACTAAGACAAATGCCAAAGTGTTTATCGACTTGATGAAGGGCCATTTGCATTGGGTTCTAATTAGTAGGATTCCGTTGGATCGCCGGAACTAAAATCGGGGTGAAAGGTCGggttttgaagatcttaaaTTGGGTGAGCGGTATTAAAATCTTTGCATTctttcacttttttattttatgttttactgTTTTAGTGTTAAAATTGTTAGATAAATGTATAATATGATTAGTATTACTCATATGTAACGGAATATTTTTAATCGCCAACATATCATAGTATCATACGTGACAATATCTACTTAAACCGTGACAACAaccgttaaagaaaaaaaaaagacttaaaCCATgtgaaaaaaatctttttgttgaaaggtgaatttcactggaaatttcgtgtcgtgattcgacagatGGAGGTCTAACATACCTTATtataaccgggtccgcgctagagagctcaatggttgaaaggtCATCCCCTTGTATGAGGTATTGTGTTCAAGTCTTGAGTAGGACATAGGAACTAAGTCCTTTTATGAATGCTTGGCTTTGATATACCCATATTCAAATTTGAAGAGAcatattttacatttattaatcgtcgtgctttTAAATGGATTAGCATAATTTTGCTCCAACGGATATTTGAAATGAAATCAAATGATTGATGATATTTTCGTTGAAAAGACAATTAATAGCTTTTATTAATTGATGATGAGGTGTTTTAATAAGTCGGTGACATGTGTCCATAACCCACGACTCCACTTCATACCTcacaatcaaaatcaaaatcaaaatcaaaatactatatatatccatcatgAGTTCCATTCCATACCCaacttttgaacaaaaacaCTACACTTACTGACTTACCTATTTAACTCCGACCATCATATAACCACCGTACAACCACTACCCAAATCCTTAGTATCTCCACCAAAGTAAAGATGTTGGTTCTTGTACCGCCGTCTCTACATCTCCTTCTTTCCCCCTTTGCAGCTGCTTTCCTGTTTTTTGTGACACTAATCGTTTGTAACTTCATATGGCGTCGAAATGGCCTAAAGAAAAATGAACGGCTGCCACCGGGCTCGATGGGTTGGCCATACATTGGTGAAACACTTAGCCACTATAAACAAAATCCCAACACTTTCTTCTCGATACGTCAAAGAAGgtcattatatatatgtcttgttcatatatatagaacgtttaataaaaatatacaagaTACTTTTGTAATTGAAAGAGATTTTATGTAACACgtcattttataaaagatcCTTTTATAACATatcatttgattttataaaagatCCTTTTATAACACATCTATATGGTGTCAAATAATATTATAGgtgttttaatttattcattatttttttctaattctTTTGACAAATGAGTAATCATGAGAATTAATTTTTACATTGTAGGTATGGAAATATATTCAAGAGTCACATATTGGGATGCCCATGTGTTATGATATCAAGCCCTGAGATAGCCAAAATAATTTTGGtcactcaatctcatctttttaAACCCACATACCCTATAAGCAAAGAGAAGTTGATTGGCCCTCAAGCCATTTTCTTTCACCAAGGTTCATATCATTCTCACCTCAAGAAATTGATCCAATCTTCATTTCTTCCTTCTGCCATTAAAGGCTCGGTTCACGAAATCGAAAACATCGTCCTTGATCTTCTTCCCACTTGggagaaaaccaaaaccatcaaCACCTTGCATGAAATGAAAAAGGTATGATGAATTTAATTACATTGGATTGTATATAGAATGTGCTATATTGTATGACAAGTTGATTTGACGATACATGTTTCACATTATTATACAGTATTCATATGAAGTGGCGATGTTATCAATATTTGGGAACAAGTTAGAAGTGAAAGATGTGGAAGGATTCAAGCATTTGTATCATTGTATTGAGAAAGGATACAATTCAATGCCATTGGATCTTCCTGGAACTCCATTTAAGAAAGCTATGAAGGTAATTAATATCCATTTCTTTCTAAGATATATATAGCAAATAATATCATTTCTTTAGTATTTTGACATCACTTTATTTTTGTCTTCAAGAAAACAATGAAGGTGAGGACATGACTATATATCAATTTCTTTCTAAGCTAGCAAATAATATCTATCGCCATTAATTTCTCAACTACATTAATCATTTCTTTAGTATTTTGACATCACTTTAATTTGTTGTTATACTAGGGCATTGCCATAAGTTTTGTGGTCTCAAATTAATTACAAGTATGATAGATGAACTGATTAGCTTTACTTTAGCATACCTTAATGTTTCTTTTGTATAATGGTACTCCATTTAATTTGACATGTACATTCTAGTCATTACTCTCGGCAACATTCCATTTTGATTGTCAAGTTTATCGGGGAAGTTGATTTTCTTAACTAGAAATTAACATGAAATTACAGGCAAGGAATCTTTTAAATGAGAGGTTAAGGAAGATGATAAAGAAGAGAAGGGAGAGTGGGGAGCATGGAGGAGGATTGCTTGGGCTATTATTGGGACTAAAGGAAAAATGTCAATTGAGTGATACACATATAGCAGATAATATAATTGGAGTCATTTTTGCAGCCCATGATACAACGGCTAGTGTTCTAACATGGCTCCTCAAGTACTTGCATGATCATCCACATATCCTAGCTAGTgtcaaggtatatatatatatatatatacacatctttTCTTGCTAAAAATTTGAACATAAACCAAAACTTTTCCAAAAAACTGAGTAATATAACCACGAGTGGTGTTGTTTTGTACTTAAAATTGACGACATGGATATTGTTGTAAATGGTAATTGAGTTAAGATGAGTATGCAATATATATAACGATTTTCTAAATATAGATGGAACAAGAAGAAATTCGGAGCAAGAGATTGGAGGCTAATCGTGGGATTACTTGGGATGATATTAGACGAATGTCATTAACTACCCGCGTGTTACAAGAGACGCTGAGAGCCGCAAGCATATTGTCCTTCACGTTTCGTGAAGCAATCAAAGATGTAGAAATAGAAGGATATTTAATCCCTTGTGGTTGGAAGGTTCTTCCGCTCTTTAGAACCATCCATTACTCCTCTGACTTCTTCCCTGACCCTGACAAGTTCGACCCTTCAAGATTTGaggtaacatatatattttagttgatAATTTGTTATCTTAGCttgttaaaatgtgttgtttggTTTATGGGCCGGATAGAAAATGCATTGTAGCCTCCATCCATAGCCCCAACACTAACACTGTGTTTTTgagtttatattataaaaaaaaaaagaaatgattggAAGCGATATTATCTTCCTCTCAAATCATCCCATAAATGGGGAGAAAACTTTTAgacaaaatcaactaaaaaatcATTCCAGTTctcttcatttcatttcttttccatCCTTAGATTAAACTCAAGAGCACAATTTATTTTgtaatcattttctttcttttattttcattccataataaaactaaagaacatagtgtaattatttttttttttgtcaaacataccctAGATCACATTATCAATCATATTTaacttaccttttttttaaaggtggcACCCAGAGCGAACACGTACATGCCATTTGGGAATGGAGCTCATTCTTGTCCAGGAAGCGAGCTAGCTAAGGTTGAAATGCTCATTCTACTACACTACTTGACTACCTCCTTCAGGCAAGCCTACATTCTACTTTATTATAATGCTTTTAATGACACTAAATTGTGAAATAGACCATTTGTGGTTACAATGTATTGAAACAAGTTTAATGCATAATGGTATGGTACAAAGTTTTTACGCGTATACAATATCtaaatgattatatatgtttgGAACCTTGTTTGCAGATGGGAAGTGTTTGGAGACGACGATGGCATAGAGTACATCCCTTTCCCGGTTCCAAAACAAGGCTTGCCTATCAAAATCCATCGTTTAAGTGAGTGTGACGCCTTCGAGAGCTAATGGTATAATTGTCAAGggaattcaaaatataaattagcTTAGGGTAGAGGCAAACAAATAGCAGAAACAGAAGTATAATGTAAGGTTTCGTATCTGTTGATCATCAATATATAAGAAAGTTTTCTGTTTCTGAATTTCATATTTGGGCCTCATTCTTTAATATATTGGGCCGAGTATTTTTGGTGCCTTTGGTTGACTGATGGATTATCCTATCAATATGCTAGTAGAAATTAGAAATTAAGAACgaaacaaaaatcattatatcTAGGAGTACATTTCGATCAGACGGCATTTGAAAATGGTAAATATCAAATGCTCACGGCGAACATTGGTTTCCTACACGTCGAAAGAAAAGCAATATTCAATACACAAACGCTGGGCTAATTATCGAAGTCGGTGCATATGTTGGTTTCTGCATAGAGTCATTCTTAAAAAATTCGATTTAGCTGTTCAGCATTTGATTAACTGATTAAGAACGTACATATACTTGTATGAATAAACTGGGCTTTCATGGATTTCTTGTGACTTAACATTTTGATAAAACACATAGCCATAGGAGGGGAGTTTATTACTCTAATAAAAATTGCTTGTCATATATGGGCTTCATGTGCTTTGTATATATGGCATATGGGCTATGTTTCAAAACACATAAATATCGAAATATGTCAAGCCCAATTTATGAAGTAGCccattttatatattagttaggTTGGAATTTTATTCCGGGAAAGAAAGCAAcgatgttttctttttttcttagtGTTGTTCTCTACGAGTATTTCTCATTATTTGTTGGAGTTTGTTATTCACAACcctaaaagaaataaatgataCATAGGtggtaaattatttttaaaggcaattacatttatatttgatgatgatgacataacttttttttctttagtgtAGAAAATTGTGACATAATTTGATAAAAAGTATGTTGATAATTTTGCATTTTAAAAATCTGATTGTAAACCAACAAATAAATAGCTCAATGATAAAAGGTATCTTACACAAGCCTCGGTGATTCAAGATCCAGGTTTGAGTCATAAAGTTTTATCTTAGTTAAATGTTGTGCCTTTAAGCAATTTAATTGGATATTTTTCATCCTACAATGTATTGAGGGTGGGGAGCTCTCTAACGTGGATCTaaaacaacgtaagctagatctccCGTTGCGAATAAATGATTCACgtcttttaaaaaaagtttaattgaaGTAAAATTATACGGTAATAGGATAGATTAGTATATCCATTCAATTACCTTTTGTTTCATGCAACTTTAAAGTTATTCCATTCATACCAAGATGCCCTTAATTAGTCAAAAGTTTGACAAATCAATACTCATTCATGATTCATTCATTCAATATCTTGGTACCCaagtttcaaatttttatttacacATCTCTTCCTATTTTTAAATACTGAAAAGTGGAAagaatcaaaaaagaaaaaaatatcaatcacATCGCATAAACTAAAATCCATAATAATCAAAACATTTCAAAAACAACCAAACTTTATATATCCATCAACAATACATAGGCCCATAGTAAGCcgcatatattatatattatattagtatattatagtATAGTATCGACCCGTGGCTTAAAACCAGAACAACCATATTTATCTGGTTCTATTTTCCTCCAACACCACCTCTTCAAACAAAAGCAAATTCTGCTcctttttttgttaaattaaatcATTTGAATAAACTCATACCATCATATGTTAATCCATAATTAATTGTAAAACgattttaatcaaaataaaataaataaattattatgatGCTTTCACGCTTAGGTCGCTCAATTTCTCGATCATCATCTCGTTCTAGGGTAAAGATTCTTcctaattcttttctttttcatgtatttgttttaattatatatgtatatgtatgtatatatatgtatctgatgctgtgtatgtatattttttgtatGTATAGAATGTATTGATTGGAGGAAGATCACAGATACTGACTGATTCTTGTTCATCAGTGTATAATGATTCACAGAATGTTATTGGAAATGGagataaattagggtttttgaaacgttatttatcttcattttctgcagctaataataataataatgataatatattaGGGTCAAATCCAAAAGTGGTGTCTGATTTGAAGTACTTGCTTGCAAACCCTAGTTTTCGACGGTTTTTCTCCAGTGAAAGCCCTAAGAAAAAAAGTAAGCTTTTTTAGCCCCCTCTccgttttttcttttttttacattttgtgTTGTTTTGTT
It encodes:
- the LOC122606492 gene encoding abscisic acid 8'-hydroxylase 2-like, giving the protein MLVLVPPSLHLLLSPFAAAFLFFVTLIVCNFIWRRNGLKKNERLPPGSMGWPYIGETLSHYKQNPNTFFSIRQRRYGNIFKSHILGCPCVMISSPEIAKIILVTQSHLFKPTYPISKEKLIGPQAIFFHQGSYHSHLKKLIQSSFLPSAIKGSVHEIENIVLDLLPTWEKTKTINTLHEMKKYSYEVAMLSIFGNKLEVKDVEGFKHLYHCIEKGYNSMPLDLPGTPFKKAMKARNLLNERLRKMIKKRRESGEHGGGLLGLLLGLKEKCQLSDTHIADNIIGVIFAAHDTTASVLTWLLKYLHDHPHILASVKMEQEEIRSKRLEANRGITWDDIRRMSLTTRVLQETLRAASILSFTFREAIKDVEIEGYLIPCGWKVLPLFRTIHYSSDFFPDPDKFDPSRFEVAPRANTYMPFGNGAHSCPGSELAKVEMLILLHYLTTSFRWEVFGDDDGIEYIPFPVPKQGLPIKIHRLSECDAFES